The following proteins come from a genomic window of Ailuropoda melanoleuca isolate Jingjing chromosome 2, ASM200744v2, whole genome shotgun sequence:
- the CSF3R gene encoding granulocyte colony-stimulating factor receptor: MAGLGTWSLTVAALIIPLLPRSLEECGRISLPTPIVHLGDPITASCIISPNCSHLDPESQILWKLGTEIQPGKRQRLVDGRQEFTITVAHLNSPRVLLSCCLRWGTSLQILDQAEVQAGYPPAAPHNLSCLMNLTTNSLICQWEPGPHNHLSTNFTLKSFKSRGNCQTQEDSILDCVPNDGQNHCSIPRRHLQLYQNMGIWVQAENALGTSKSPQLCLVPMDVVKLEPPTLWALAPSPEVAPPQPGCLLLRWEPWKPSLYIEQKCELRHQPQPGEASWALVGPLLSQTLQYELCGLLPSTAYALQLRCTRWPLPGHWSDWSPSLTLTTAQRAPIVRLDTWWRQRQLDPRTVDVQLFWKPVPLDKYSGQIQGYLVRAPDQAETVPPLCNTTELSCTFHLPLEAREVVLVAYNTAGTSHPTPVVFLESRGPPLARLHTVARDPYSLWVGWEPPSPRPRGYVIEWGLGPPSPSGSNKSWKMEHNGSISGMLLQENIRPFQLYEITVTPLHQDTVGPSQHIYAYSQEMAPSHAPELNLKHIGKTWAQLEWVPQAPELGKSPLTHYTVFWTNAQDQSFSTVLNASSHGLVLHGLEPASLYHVHLMATSKAGAANSTSLTLMTLALEESELHVLLGLFAFLLLFTCLCGAARFCCRPSRKNPLWPSVPDPAHSSLGSWVPTIMVEETFQLPSLRDPGMPPITKITVLEEEEKKLGPWESNDSSGSCGLPTLVQAYVLQGDPRAPSTQPQPPSITSDQVLYGKVLGSPTSPGPGHYLRCDSTQPLLGGISPSPKFYENLWFQTSPLGTPEPLVPNQEDDCVFGPLLDFPLLQGLQVHGVEGLGGV; the protein is encoded by the exons ATGGCAGGGCTGGGAACCTGGAGCCTGACCGTGGCCGCCCTGATTATCCCACTGCTCCCCAGAA GCCTGGAGGAGTGCGGGCGCATCAGCCTCCCAACCCCCATTGTCCACCTGGGGGATCCCATCACAGCTTCCTGCATCATCAGCCCGAACTGCAGCCACCTGGACCCCGAGTCCCAGATTCTGTGGAAACTGGGAACAGAGATTCAACCCGGAAAGAGGCAGCGTCTGGTGGATGGAAGGCAGGAATTCACCATCACTGTGGCCCATCTCAACAGCCCTCGGgtccttctctcctgctgcctgcGCTGGGGCACCAGCCTGCAGATCCTGGACCAGGCTGAGGTGCAGGCCGGCT ACCCTCCCGCCGCACCCCACAACCTGTCCTGTCTCATGAACCTCACAACCAACAGCCTCATCTGTCAGTGGGAGCCAGGACCCCACAACCACCTGTCCACCAACTTCACCCTCAAGAGCTTCAA GAGTCGCGGCAACTGTCAGACCCAAGAGGACTCTATCCTCGACTGCGTGCCTAACGATGGGCAGAACCACTGCTCCATCCCACGGAGACACCTGCAGCTGTACCAGAACATGGGCATCTGGGTGCAGGCCGAGAATGCGCTAGGGACCAGCAAGTCCCCACAGCTGTGCCTCGTTCCCATGGATGTCG TGAAGCTGGAGCCCCCCACCCTGTgggccctggcccccagccctgaggtggccccaccccagccaggctgCCTGCTATTGCGCTGGGAGCCATGGAAGCCAAGCCTGTACATAGAACAGAAATGTGAGCTGCGCCACCAGCCACAGCCTGGAGAAGCGAGCTGGGCCCTG GTGGGCCCCCTGCTGTCACAGACCCTCCAGTATGAGCTCTGCGGGCTCCTCCCATCCACAGCCTACGCCCTGCAGCTGCGTTGCACCCGCTGGCCCCTGCCTGGCCACTGGAGCGACTGGAGCCCTAGCCTGACGCTGACCACTGCGCAACGGG CCCCCATCGTCAGACTGGACACATGGTGGCGGCAAAGACAGCTGGACCCCAGGACGGTGGACGTGCAGCTGTTCTGGAAG CCAGTGCCCTTGGACAAATACAGCGGACAGATCCAAGGCTACCTGGTCAGAGCTCCAGATCAGGCTGAGACAGTACCCCCCCTCTGCAACACCACGGAGCTAAGCTGCACCTTCCACTTGCCCTTGGAAGCCCGGGAGGTGGTCCTTGTAGCCTATAACACAGCCGGGACCTCTCATCCCACCCCAGTGGTCTTCCTGGAGAGCAGAG GCCCGCCCCTGGCCAGACTCCACACCGTGGCTCGAGATCCCTACAGCCTCTGGGTGGGCTGGGAGCCCCCCAGCCCTCGGCCTCGGGGCTATGTGATTGAGTGGGGTCTGGGTCCCCCCAGCCCCAGCGGCAGCAATAAGAGCTGGAAGATGGAACATAATGGAAGCATTTCTGGGATGCTGTTGCAGG AGAACATCAGGCCCTTTCAGCTCTACGAGATCACTGTGACCCCCCTCCACCAGGACACCGTGGGACCCTCCCAGCACATCTACGCCTACTCCCAAGAGATGG CCCCCTCCCACGCCCCAGAGCTGAACTTAAAGCACATTGGCAAGACCTGGGCCCAGCTGGAGTGGGTGCCCCAGGCCCCCGAGCTGGGGAAGAGCCCCCTCACCCACTACACCGTCTTCTGGACCAATGCTCAGGACCAGTCCTTCT CCACTGTCCTGAATGCCTCCTCCCATGGCTTGGTCCTCCACGGCCTGGAGCCTGCCAGCTTGTACCATGTTCACCTCATGGCTACCAGCAAGGCCGGGGCTGCCAACAGTACAAGCCTCACCCTGATGACCTTGGCCCTAG AGGAGTCTGAGCTGCATGTCCTCCTGGGCCTGTTTGCCTTCCTGCTCTTGTTCACCTGCCTCTGTGGGGCTGCCCGGTTCTGCTGCAGACCCAG CAGGAAGAATCCCCTGTGGCCAAGTGTCCCAGACCCAGCCCATAgcagcctgggctcctgggtgcctaCCATCATGGTGGAG GAGACCTTCCAGCTGCCTAGCCTTCGGGACCCCGGCATGCCACCCATCACCAAGATCACAGtgctggaggaagaagagaagaagctAGGGCCCTGGGAGTCCAATGACAGCTCAGGGTCCTGTGGTCTCCCCACCCTGGTCCAGGCCTATGTGCTCCAGGGGGACCCAAGAGCACCTtccacccagccccagcccccgtCTATCACCAGTGACCAGGTCCTTTATGGGAAGGTGCTGGGCAGCCCCACAAGCCCAGGTCCAGGGCACTACCTCCGCTGTGACTCTACTCAGCCCCTCTTAGGGGGCATTTCTCCCAGCCCCAAGTTTTATGAGAACCTCTGGTTCCAGACCAGCCCCCTAGGGACCCCAGAGCCCCTGGTCCCAAACCAGGAGGATGATTGTGTCTTCGGGCCACTGCTTGACTTCCCCCTCCTGCAAGGGCTCCAGGTCCACGGGGTAGAGGGGCTGGGGGGCGTCTAG
- the MRPS15 gene encoding 28S ribosomal protein S15, mitochondrial, giving the protein MLRTAWNALRSLRTQAVAQAPVLGLPGGACARPPSRQWGLPSPRGVIFPAVRAYAAQKPVQPSQVDDLPPSTLLKDYQNVPGMERFDDVVRRLLSLEMANQKEKLKIKQELLMNKILANPEDTNSLEARIVALTVKIRSYEEHMQKHRKDKAHKRYLLMSIDQRKKMLKNLRKTNYSVFEKTCKELGIEYTSPPLYNRKGHQRWAAKKALCIRVFQEVQKLKKQKRALKAKAAAQKQGQKNPESPSKAGPEAIEENQ; this is encoded by the exons ATGCTGAGGACGGCGTGGAACGCGCTGAGGTCGCTTCGGACCCAGGCAGTGGCCCAGGCCCCAGTCCTTGGGCTTCCGGGCGGAGCGTGTGCCAGGCCTCCCTCCCGCCAGTGGGGCCTTCCCTCTCCTCGAG GTGTCATCTTCCCGGCCGTTCGCGCATATGCAGCCCAGAAACCAG TCCAACCCAGCCAAGTAGATGACCTGCCCCCTTCCACGCTGCTCAAAGACTACCAGAACGTTCCTGGAATGGAGAG GTTTGACGATGTCGTGAGAAGACTCTTGTCTTTAGAAATGGCCAACCAG AAGGAGAAGCTAAAAATCAAGCAAGAGCTGCTGATGAACAAGATTTTGGCAAACCCTGAGGACACCAACTCCCTGGAGGCTCGAA TTGTTGCCCTGACTGTCAAGATCCGCAGTTACGAAGAACACATGCAGAAACATCGAAAG GACAAAGCCCACAAGCGCTATCTGCTGATGAGCATCGACCAGAGGAAGAAGATGCTCAAAAACCTCCGGAAGACCAACTACAGTGTCTTCGAGAAGACGTGCAAGGAGCTGGGGATCGAGTACACCTCTCCCCCGCTGTACAACCGGAAAGGCCACCAACGCTGGGCAGCCAAGAAGGCCCTGTGCATTCGG GTCTTCCAGGAGGTACAgaaactcaagaaacaaaaaagggcCTTAAAAGCTAAAGCAGCAGCCCAGAAACAAGGCCAGAAGAACCCGGAGAGCCCTTCCAAAGCCGGACCAGAGGCAATCGAAGAAAACCAATAA